A part of Magnetospirillum sp. ME-1 genomic DNA contains:
- a CDS encoding acyl-CoA thioesterase, whose amino-acid sequence MSKPTEFEEIEAIEGGVFIHRRRVHFGDSDAARIVYTPRFLEYAMEALEVFMADVIGYDWYTINKEHGFGTPFVKIGMEIKAPLRPGDRVDIAVLVDKVGGSSIHFRTIGKRADDVVAFETSFVCVVADQEKVKAVPMPGPMRARLEAYRAQLAEAAA is encoded by the coding sequence ATGTCGAAACCTACTGAGTTCGAGGAGATCGAGGCCATCGAGGGCGGCGTCTTCATCCATCGTCGCCGGGTCCATTTCGGCGACTCGGATGCGGCGCGCATCGTCTACACGCCGCGCTTCCTGGAATACGCCATGGAGGCGCTGGAGGTCTTCATGGCCGACGTCATCGGCTATGACTGGTACACCATCAACAAGGAGCACGGCTTCGGCACGCCCTTCGTCAAGATCGGCATGGAGATCAAGGCCCCGTTGCGCCCCGGTGACCGGGTGGACATCGCGGTGCTGGTGGACAAGGTGGGCGGCTCCTCCATCCATTTCCGCACCATCGGCAAGCGGGCGGACGACGTGGTGGCTTTCGAGACCAGCTTCGTCTGCGTCGTCGCCGATCAGGAAAAGGTGAAGGCGGTTCCCATGCCCGGCCCCATGCGGGCGCGCCTCGAAGCCTATCGCGCCCAACTGGCGGAGGCCGCCGCATAA
- the fdhF gene encoding formate dehydrogenase subunit alpha yields MIRFTLDGAEVEAAEGETLWQVSKRLGTTLPHLCHADRPGFAPEGNCRACVVEIKGERALAASCRRLPTPGMVVLSRGERVEKSRKLVFELLLADHASPDPESAFMGWARKVGVETSRFAPTAQPIRLDASHPAMAVRLDACIHCTLCLRACREVQVNDVIGMSGRGAGSRVTFDFAQSMGASSCVGCGECVQACPTGALLPAKGPVRAERTVDSLCPYCGVGCQLTYHVAGDEIVAATGRDGLANHERLCVKGRFGFDYSRHPQRLTVPLIRKQGAPKELIDAADPFTHFRPASWDEALDFAASGLKRLPKASLAGLGSAKGSNEEAYLFQKLVRTGFGTNNVDHCTRLCHASSVAALLEGIGSGAVTAPVAEVANAEVIILIGANPSANHPVAASFIKNAVKKGAQLVILDPRGQALSRFAAHHLTFNNGTDVALLNAMLHVIVAEELYDKDFVAARTLGFEDLARHLAAYSPEAMAPVCGIDAGTIRAVARLYARAASAMILWGMGVSQHSHGTDNSRCLIALALLCGQVGRKGSGLHPLRGQNNVQGASDAGLIPMMLPDYGRVGVEAARGRFESGWGRELDAVPGLTVVEMMKAAEKGEIRGMYIEGENPAMSDPDLAHARRALAGLDHLVVQDIFLTETAMLADVVLPASSFFEKTGTFTNTDRHVQMGRQVIAPLGEARPDLWIITEMGKRLGLPWTYDGPQSVFDEMQGLMGSLAGITWERLEEEGGITYPAGKAILFDDAFPTESGRARLVPASGLAPAEVPDGEYPFLLSTGRVLEHWHTGSMTRRSGVLDSLQGVPAVNVSPVDMARLGVDEGAMVRLESRRGAVQAVAAADSRLEPGTLFMPFCFTEAAANLLTNPVLDPVAKIPELKVSAVRLLACAE; encoded by the coding sequence ATGATCCGCTTCACCCTGGACGGAGCCGAGGTCGAGGCGGCGGAAGGCGAGACCCTGTGGCAGGTGTCCAAGCGCTTGGGCACCACGCTGCCGCACCTCTGCCACGCCGACCGGCCCGGCTTCGCGCCCGAAGGCAATTGCCGCGCCTGCGTGGTGGAGATCAAGGGCGAGCGCGCCCTGGCGGCGTCGTGCCGCCGGCTTCCCACCCCCGGCATGGTGGTCCTGAGCCGGGGCGAGCGGGTGGAGAAGTCGCGCAAGCTGGTGTTCGAGCTGCTGCTGGCCGACCACGCCTCGCCCGACCCGGAGTCCGCCTTCATGGGCTGGGCCCGGAAGGTGGGGGTGGAGACCAGCCGCTTCGCCCCCACGGCCCAGCCCATTCGCCTGGATGCCTCTCACCCGGCCATGGCGGTGCGGCTCGACGCCTGCATCCACTGCACGCTGTGCCTGCGCGCCTGCCGCGAGGTCCAGGTCAACGACGTCATCGGCATGAGCGGACGGGGGGCGGGCAGCCGCGTCACCTTCGATTTCGCTCAATCCATGGGCGCCAGCTCCTGCGTCGGCTGCGGCGAATGCGTCCAGGCCTGCCCCACCGGCGCACTGCTGCCGGCCAAGGGTCCGGTGCGGGCGGAGCGCACGGTCGACAGCCTGTGTCCCTATTGCGGCGTCGGCTGCCAGCTCACCTATCATGTGGCGGGCGACGAGATCGTCGCCGCCACGGGGCGCGACGGACTGGCCAACCACGAGCGCCTGTGCGTCAAGGGCCGGTTCGGCTTCGATTATTCCCGCCATCCCCAGCGCCTGACGGTGCCGCTGATCCGCAAGCAGGGCGCGCCCAAGGAACTGATCGACGCCGCCGATCCCTTCACCCATTTCCGTCCCGCCAGTTGGGACGAGGCGCTGGATTTCGCCGCTTCGGGACTGAAGCGGCTGCCCAAGGCGTCGCTGGCGGGCCTGGGCTCGGCCAAGGGCTCCAACGAGGAGGCCTACCTGTTCCAGAAGCTGGTGCGCACCGGCTTTGGCACCAACAACGTGGATCACTGCACAAGGCTGTGCCACGCCTCGTCGGTGGCGGCGCTGCTGGAAGGCATCGGCTCCGGCGCGGTCACCGCGCCGGTGGCCGAGGTGGCCAACGCCGAGGTGATCATCCTGATCGGCGCCAATCCGTCCGCCAACCATCCGGTGGCGGCCAGCTTCATCAAGAATGCGGTGAAGAAGGGGGCGCAGCTGGTGATCCTCGACCCCCGGGGTCAGGCGCTTTCCCGCTTCGCCGCCCATCATCTGACGTTCAACAACGGCACCGACGTGGCGCTCTTGAACGCCATGCTGCACGTCATCGTCGCCGAGGAGTTGTACGACAAGGATTTCGTGGCGGCGCGAACCTTGGGCTTCGAGGACCTGGCCCGGCACCTCGCCGCCTATTCCCCCGAAGCCATGGCCCCCGTCTGCGGCATCGATGCCGGCACCATCCGGGCGGTGGCGCGGCTGTATGCCCGTGCCGCCTCGGCCATGATCCTGTGGGGCATGGGGGTGTCGCAACACAGCCACGGCACCGACAATTCCCGCTGCCTCATCGCGCTGGCCCTGCTGTGCGGCCAGGTGGGGCGGAAGGGCAGCGGTCTGCATCCGTTGCGGGGACAAAACAACGTCCAGGGCGCGTCGGATGCCGGGCTGATCCCCATGATGCTGCCCGATTACGGACGGGTGGGGGTGGAGGCGGCGCGCGGCCGGTTCGAGTCCGGCTGGGGGCGGGAGCTGGATGCCGTTCCCGGCCTGACCGTGGTCGAGATGATGAAGGCCGCCGAAAAGGGCGAGATTCGCGGCATGTATATCGAGGGCGAGAATCCCGCCATGTCCGACCCCGACCTCGCCCATGCAAGGCGTGCCCTGGCGGGGCTCGACCATCTGGTGGTCCAGGACATCTTCCTCACCGAGACCGCCATGCTGGCCGACGTGGTGCTTCCCGCCTCCAGCTTCTTCGAGAAGACCGGCACCTTCACCAACACCGACCGCCATGTGCAGATGGGTCGACAGGTCATCGCCCCATTGGGCGAGGCGCGCCCGGATTTATGGATCATCACCGAGATGGGCAAGCGCTTAGGCCTGCCCTGGACCTATGACGGCCCCCAATCCGTGTTCGACGAAATGCAGGGCCTGATGGGCTCGCTTGCCGGCATCACCTGGGAGCGGCTGGAGGAAGAGGGCGGCATCACCTATCCGGCGGGCAAGGCCATTCTGTTCGACGATGCTTTCCCCACGGAAAGCGGCCGGGCGCGCCTCGTCCCCGCCTCGGGTCTGGCGCCCGCCGAGGTGCCGGACGGCGAGTATCCCTTCCTGCTGTCCACCGGCCGGGTGCTGGAGCATTGGCACACCGGTTCCATGACAAGACGCTCGGGCGTGCTCGACAGTCTGCAGGGCGTACCGGCGGTCAATGTCAGCCCCGTGGACATGGCCCGCCTGGGGGTGGACGAGGGCGCCATGGTGCGGCTCGAAAGCCGGCGCGGCGCGGTCCAGGCGGTGGCGGCCGCCGATTCCCGCCTGGAACCCGGCACGCTGTTCATGCCCTTCTGCTTCACCGAGGCGGCGGCCAATCTGCTGACCAATCCGGTGCTGGACCCGGTGGCCAAGATTCCCGAACTGAAGGTCTCTGCCGTTCGGCTTTTGGCTTGCGCGGAATAG
- the boxA gene encoding benzoyl-CoA 2,3-epoxidase subunit BoxA, protein MELKRQHLIDPVVCIRCNTCEETCPQDAITHDRNNYVVMAEKCNFCRACVSPCPTGAIDNWLLVSRPWSIDDQFGWEELPVGESGPGEAEAAPLPPEEVSDLLAAATQTTGPMVPPPASAAKPYTNLYSRETPVTARVAGNMRITGDGTESDIHHVVLDFQHNAFPFLEGQSIGIVPPGTDAKGRAYNIRLYSIASPREGERTGFNNLALTVKRVPGGVGSNYVCDLKKGDEVQVAGPFGQAFLMPDDPQANIIMICTGTGAAPFRGFTERRRRNAQDATGKLMLFFGARTPEELPYFGPLMKLPKSLIDVNLAFSRVPDRPKQYVQDKLRERADELAALLGSDKTHVFICGLKGMEQGCDEAFADICRLHGLDWAGLRPRMREEGRYHVETY, encoded by the coding sequence ATGGAACTGAAGCGCCAGCATCTCATCGACCCGGTGGTCTGCATCCGCTGCAACACCTGCGAGGAAACCTGCCCCCAGGACGCCATCACCCATGACCGCAACAACTATGTGGTGATGGCCGAGAAGTGCAATTTCTGCCGCGCCTGCGTCTCGCCGTGCCCCACCGGGGCCATCGACAACTGGCTGCTGGTGTCCCGGCCCTGGAGCATCGACGACCAGTTCGGCTGGGAGGAATTGCCGGTGGGCGAGAGCGGACCCGGCGAGGCCGAGGCCGCCCCCCTGCCGCCCGAGGAGGTGAGCGACCTGCTGGCCGCCGCCACGCAGACCACGGGGCCAATGGTGCCGCCGCCCGCCAGCGCCGCCAAGCCCTACACCAACCTCTATTCCCGCGAGACCCCGGTGACCGCCCGCGTCGCCGGCAACATGCGCATCACCGGCGACGGCACCGAATCCGACATCCACCACGTGGTGCTCGATTTTCAGCACAACGCCTTCCCCTTCCTGGAAGGCCAGAGCATCGGCATCGTGCCGCCGGGCACCGACGCCAAGGGCCGCGCCTACAACATCCGGCTTTATTCCATCGCCAGCCCCCGGGAAGGCGAGCGCACCGGCTTCAACAATCTGGCGCTGACGGTGAAAAGGGTGCCGGGCGGGGTGGGCTCCAACTATGTCTGCGACCTGAAGAAGGGCGACGAGGTCCAAGTGGCCGGGCCCTTCGGCCAGGCCTTCCTGATGCCCGACGATCCGCAAGCCAACATCATCATGATCTGCACCGGCACGGGTGCGGCGCCGTTCAGGGGCTTTACCGAGCGCCGGCGGCGCAATGCCCAGGATGCCACGGGCAAGCTGATGCTGTTCTTCGGGGCCCGCACGCCGGAAGAGCTGCCCTATTTCGGGCCGCTGATGAAACTGCCCAAAAGCCTGATCGACGTGAACCTGGCCTTCTCGCGGGTTCCCGACCGGCCCAAGCAATACGTCCAGGACAAGCTGCGCGAGCGGGCCGACGAACTGGCCGCCCTGCTGGGATCGGACAAGACCCATGTGTTCATCTGCGGCCTGAAGGGCATGGAGCAGGGCTGTGACGAGGCCTTCGCCGATATCTGCCGCCTGCACGGCCTGGACTGGGCGGGCCTGCGGCCCAGGATGCGCGAAGAAGGGCGCTACCATGTCGAAACCTACTGA
- a CDS encoding alpha/beta fold hydrolase: protein MWREHQHGRIDLGDQRLEYRWIHPHKPGRPTLVFLHEGLGSVGIWRDFPDQVAEATGSGVFIYSRRGYGRSSPVDLPRPLTYMHHEGLDVLTHLLEHLELGPVVLVGHSDGASISLIHAGGTQAPDIVGVVCLAPHVMNEEICVASIQKAKVAYESGDLRARLMKLHGDNVDCAFWGWNGAWLDPDFMKWNLEEFLPGIRVPVMVIQGRDDEYGSAVQYETIKAKAGAGAEVVLLDGCRHSPHKDQPVATLAAIARFVKSIG, encoded by the coding sequence ATGTGGCGCGAGCATCAGCACGGACGGATCGACCTGGGCGACCAGCGGCTGGAATATCGCTGGATTCACCCCCACAAGCCGGGGCGTCCCACCCTGGTGTTCCTGCACGAGGGCCTGGGCTCGGTCGGCATCTGGCGCGATTTCCCCGATCAGGTGGCCGAGGCGACGGGAAGCGGGGTATTCATCTATTCCCGCCGGGGCTATGGCCGCTCCTCCCCCGTGGATCTGCCGCGACCGCTCACCTACATGCATCACGAGGGCCTGGACGTGCTGACCCATCTGCTCGAGCACCTGGAGCTGGGGCCGGTGGTGCTGGTGGGCCATTCCGACGGCGCCTCCATTTCGCTGATCCATGCCGGCGGCACCCAGGCTCCCGATATCGTGGGCGTGGTCTGCCTGGCGCCCCATGTGATGAACGAGGAGATCTGCGTCGCCTCGATCCAAAAGGCCAAGGTGGCGTACGAGAGCGGCGATCTGCGAGCCCGGCTGATGAAGCTGCACGGCGACAACGTGGATTGCGCTTTCTGGGGCTGGAACGGCGCCTGGCTCGATCCCGATTTCATGAAATGGAACCTGGAGGAATTCCTCCCCGGCATCCGGGTGCCGGTGATGGTGATCCAGGGCCGTGACGACGAGTACGGCAGCGCCGTGCAATACGAGACCATCAAGGCCAAGGCCGGAGCGGGTGCCGAAGTGGTGCTGCTCGACGGCTGCCGCCATTCCCCCCACAAGGACCAGCCCGTGGCGACGCTTGCCGCCATCGCGCGCTTCGTCAAATCCATAGGATGA
- a CDS encoding 4-hydroxylaminobenzoate lyase, with protein sequence MSKSAFKALVAQVTSSIAGLPVDAGLRDVLNARFPEGGEVFKAIEAACHKAIAEGWMCENEHGGIRYGRVAEAEAGLSGFSIDVVHMKDVVGPRHRHPLGEIDMIMSIDKDAKFDGAPRGWLVYPPDSVHRPTLTEGAALVLYLLPDGQIDFSRPK encoded by the coding sequence GTGTCCAAATCCGCATTCAAGGCGCTGGTGGCGCAGGTAACCTCTTCCATCGCCGGGCTGCCGGTGGATGCCGGTCTGCGCGACGTGCTGAACGCCCGCTTCCCCGAGGGCGGCGAGGTGTTCAAGGCCATCGAGGCCGCCTGTCACAAGGCCATCGCCGAGGGCTGGATGTGCGAGAACGAGCATGGCGGCATCCGTTACGGCCGGGTCGCCGAGGCCGAGGCGGGGCTGTCGGGATTCTCCATCGACGTGGTCCACATGAAGGACGTGGTGGGGCCGCGCCATCGCCACCCCTTGGGCGAGATCGACATGATCATGTCCATCGACAAGGACGCCAAGTTCGACGGCGCGCCCAGGGGTTGGCTGGTCTATCCCCCCGATTCCGTCCACCGCCCGACGCTCACCGAGGGCGCGGCGCTGGTGCTTTACCTGCTGCCCGACGGGCAGATCGATTTCTCGCGGCCCAAGTGA
- a CDS encoding 3,4-dehydroadipyl-CoA semialdehyde dehydrogenase yields MIRLQSYLAGRWQDGAGSGAQLKDPVSGEVLATASGDGLDMAEALAHARTTGGPALRALTFAQRAGLINAVAGVLAENRERYNSIALANSGNTAVDAALDVDGGIGTLKYYASIGRKLGEARILAEASDDQLTKDEAFRGRHIWTSSAQVAVHINAFNFPSWGLWEKAAVSLLAGVPFLAKPATATCFLAYEMVKDVVAAGVLPEGALSLLCGGGRDLMDHLKPGDVVAFTGSADTALQLRSHPNVIASNIRFAVEADSLNLCALGPDAAPDSAEFAAFIKEVSREMTVKAGQKCTAIRRVLVPRDRTDAVVEGLKAALAKAVMGDPRTEGVRMGPLVSRSQAQAAWAGLAALKAEAEVVAGGGNDDGGCFVAPTLLLCNDPLAAKAIHEIEVFGPVATLMPYDGVEQAVDLARKGGGSLAASVFSSDSAFLVGFVPAIATHHGRVLVVDGSVASSHSGHGVVMPHCVHGGPGRAGGGEELGGLRGLRFYMQRSAVQGSRAMLDAMTEGAAVVAL; encoded by the coding sequence ATGATCCGTTTGCAGAGCTATCTCGCCGGCCGTTGGCAGGACGGCGCCGGTTCGGGCGCGCAACTGAAGGACCCGGTGAGCGGCGAGGTGCTGGCCACCGCGTCCGGCGACGGCCTGGACATGGCTGAAGCCCTGGCCCATGCCCGGACCACGGGCGGCCCGGCGCTGCGTGCGCTGACCTTTGCCCAACGGGCGGGGCTGATCAACGCGGTGGCCGGCGTGCTGGCCGAGAACCGCGAGCGCTACAATTCCATCGCGCTGGCCAATTCCGGCAATACGGCGGTGGATGCGGCGCTCGACGTGGACGGCGGTATCGGCACGCTCAAATACTACGCCTCCATCGGGCGCAAGCTGGGCGAGGCCCGCATCCTGGCCGAGGCCTCCGACGACCAGCTGACCAAGGACGAGGCCTTTCGCGGCCGCCACATCTGGACCAGTTCGGCCCAGGTGGCCGTGCATATCAACGCCTTCAACTTCCCCTCCTGGGGGCTGTGGGAGAAGGCGGCGGTAAGCCTGTTGGCCGGCGTGCCGTTCCTGGCCAAGCCCGCCACCGCCACCTGCTTTCTCGCTTACGAGATGGTCAAGGACGTGGTCGCCGCCGGTGTGCTGCCCGAAGGCGCCCTCTCGCTGCTGTGCGGCGGCGGGCGTGATCTGATGGATCACCTGAAGCCCGGCGACGTGGTGGCCTTCACCGGTTCGGCCGACACCGCCCTTCAACTGCGTTCGCACCCCAACGTCATCGCTTCCAACATCCGCTTCGCGGTGGAGGCGGATTCCTTGAACCTTTGCGCCCTGGGGCCGGACGCCGCGCCCGATTCGGCCGAATTCGCCGCCTTCATCAAGGAAGTATCGCGCGAGATGACCGTCAAGGCCGGGCAGAAATGCACCGCCATCCGCCGGGTGCTGGTGCCGCGTGATCGCACCGACGCGGTGGTCGAGGGGCTGAAAGCCGCCCTGGCCAAGGCGGTGATGGGCGATCCCCGCACCGAGGGCGTGCGCATGGGCCCGCTGGTCAGCCGCTCCCAGGCCCAGGCCGCCTGGGCGGGATTGGCGGCGCTGAAGGCCGAGGCTGAGGTGGTGGCGGGCGGCGGCAACGACGATGGTGGTTGCTTCGTGGCCCCGACGTTGCTGCTGTGCAACGACCCCCTTGCCGCAAAAGCCATTCATGAGATCGAGGTGTTCGGCCCCGTCGCCACCCTGATGCCCTATGACGGCGTCGAGCAGGCGGTGGACCTGGCCCGCAAGGGCGGCGGCTCGCTGGCGGCTTCGGTTTTTTCCAGTGATTCCGCCTTTCTGGTGGGATTCGTCCCGGCCATCGCCACCCATCACGGCCGGGTCCTGGTTGTGGATGGTTCGGTAGCGTCAAGCCATTCCGGCCACGGCGTGGTCATGCCCCATTGCGTCCACGGCGGACCGGGCCGGGCCGGCGGCGGCGAGGAACTGGGGGGATTGCGGGGCTTGCGCTTCTACATGCAGCGCTCGGCCGTCCAGGGCAGCCGGGCCATGCTCGACGCCATGACCGAGGGCGCGGCGGTGGTCGCGCTTTAA
- the boxC gene encoding 2,3-epoxybenzoyl-CoA dihydrolase — MINFQTSPESYRHWKLSFDGSVATLTMDVDPVSTLAPGYELKMNSYDLGVDIELYDAVQRLRFEHPEVRAVVMASANPKIFCAGANIKMLGVSSHGHKVNFCKFTNETRNSIEDATENSRQTYLCAVSGTAAGGGYELALATDYIMMVDDGNTAVSLPEVPLLAVLPGTGGLTRVVDKRKVRRDLADIFCSIEEGVKGKRAVEWRLVDEVVPSSKFKAAVAEKAAQLAAGSDRPTTEKGVTLTPVARVIDTDKVSYPHIDIVFDRETRAANITIKGPKAACPEGLAAIKALGVDFYPLALARELDDAILHLRANEITVATWVFRTQGASDLVMGYDAALQKFGASDWLVREILLYWKRTMKRLDVTSRTLFALVEPGSCFAGFVAEILFAADRSFMLDGTFENNPAPEATIRLSALNFDGLPMGNGISRLATRFLGEPDSVTKARDAIGQDLDAAAAARFGLVTGTPDDIDWDDEIRLMIEERAAFSPDSLTGMEANLRFAGPETMETKIFGRLTAWQNWIFQRPNAVGDGGALKLYGTGKRAAYNQERV, encoded by the coding sequence ATGATCAACTTTCAAACCTCCCCCGAGAGCTACCGGCACTGGAAGCTGTCGTTCGATGGTTCCGTCGCGACGCTGACCATGGACGTGGATCCGGTGTCAACCCTGGCGCCCGGCTACGAGCTCAAGATGAATTCCTATGATCTGGGCGTCGATATCGAGCTGTACGACGCCGTGCAGCGCCTGCGCTTCGAGCATCCGGAAGTGCGCGCCGTGGTGATGGCGTCGGCCAATCCGAAGATCTTCTGCGCCGGCGCCAACATCAAGATGCTGGGCGTCTCCAGCCACGGTCACAAGGTGAACTTCTGCAAGTTCACCAACGAGACCCGCAATTCCATCGAGGACGCCACCGAGAACTCGCGCCAGACGTACTTGTGCGCGGTCAGCGGCACGGCGGCCGGCGGCGGCTACGAACTGGCGCTGGCCACCGACTACATCATGATGGTCGACGACGGCAACACGGCGGTCAGCTTGCCCGAAGTGCCGCTGCTGGCCGTGCTGCCCGGCACCGGCGGGCTGACCCGCGTGGTGGACAAGCGCAAGGTGCGCCGCGATCTGGCCGACATCTTCTGCTCCATCGAGGAAGGCGTGAAGGGCAAGCGCGCCGTGGAATGGCGGCTGGTGGACGAAGTGGTCCCCTCCTCCAAGTTCAAGGCCGCCGTGGCCGAGAAGGCCGCCCAGCTGGCCGCCGGGTCCGACCGCCCGACCACCGAGAAGGGGGTGACGCTGACCCCTGTGGCCCGCGTCATCGATACCGACAAGGTCAGCTATCCCCACATCGACATCGTCTTCGACCGCGAAACGCGGGCCGCCAACATCACGATCAAGGGGCCGAAGGCCGCCTGTCCCGAGGGTCTGGCCGCGATCAAGGCCCTGGGCGTCGACTTCTACCCCCTGGCCCTGGCGCGCGAGCTGGACGACGCCATCCTGCACCTGCGCGCCAACGAGATCACCGTCGCCACCTGGGTGTTCCGCACCCAAGGTGCCAGCGATCTGGTGATGGGCTACGACGCCGCCTTGCAGAAGTTCGGCGCCTCCGACTGGCTGGTGCGCGAAATCCTGCTCTACTGGAAGCGCACCATGAAGCGTCTGGATGTCACCAGCCGCACCCTGTTCGCCCTGGTGGAGCCCGGTTCCTGCTTCGCCGGCTTCGTCGCCGAGATCCTGTTCGCCGCCGACCGCTCGTTCATGCTGGACGGCACCTTCGAGAACAATCCTGCCCCCGAGGCGACCATTCGCCTGTCGGCCTTGAACTTCGACGGGCTGCCCATGGGCAACGGCATCTCGCGCCTCGCCACCCGTTTCCTGGGCGAGCCCGACAGCGTCACCAAGGCCCGTGACGCCATCGGCCAGGATCTGGACGCCGCCGCTGCGGCCCGGTTCGGCCTGGTCACTGGCACTCCCGACGATATCGATTGGGACGACGAGATCCGTCTGATGATCGAGGAGCGGGCCGCCTTCTCGCCCGACTCGCTCACCGGCATGGAGGCCAATCTGCGCTTCGCCGGCCCGGAAACCATGGAAACCAAGATCTTCGGCCGCTTGACCGCCTGGCAGAACTGGATCTTCCAGCGTCCCAACGCCGTCGGTGACGGCGGAGCGCTGAAGCTCTACGGCACCGGCAAGCGCGCAGCCTACAATCAGGAAAGGGTGTAA
- the boxB gene encoding benzoyl-CoA 2,3-epoxidase subunit BoxB translates to MSSINYAEKIPNNVNLSEDRKLQRALESWQPHYIDWWKEMGPEGTSTSEVYLRTAISAEPDGWAQFGHVKMEDYRWGIFLAPPEKDRKVNFGAHKGEDAWQEVPGEYRAMLRRLITVQGDTEPASVEQQRLLGKCCPSLYDLRNLFQVNVEEGRHLWAMVYLLHAHFGKDGREEAEEMLQRRSGDEDKPRILGAFNEKTADWLAFFMFTFITDRDGKYQLCALAESGFDPLSRSCRFMLTEEAHHMFVGESGVGRIIERACQVMKENRTDDVRKFGVIDLPTIQRYLNFHYSVTSDLYGAEVSTNAATSYNMGLKGRFEETKIGDDHQLENTTYSVLHPVNGGFQAIEVPALNALNERLRLDWAEDVAKGVERWNKIIAKYGIDFRLTLPHLAFNRAIGHFSDIAVDPSGKVISTEEFARRRDEWLPSQSDLAYVQSLMGGAVTQPGKFANWIAPPARGINNQAVDFDYVRFA, encoded by the coding sequence ATGTCCTCGATCAATTACGCCGAAAAGATCCCCAACAACGTCAACCTGTCCGAGGACCGGAAGCTGCAGCGCGCCCTGGAATCCTGGCAGCCCCACTATATCGACTGGTGGAAGGAGATGGGGCCCGAGGGCACCAGCACTTCCGAGGTCTACCTGCGCACCGCCATCTCGGCCGAGCCCGACGGCTGGGCCCAGTTCGGCCACGTCAAGATGGAGGATTACCGCTGGGGCATCTTCCTCGCCCCGCCGGAGAAGGACCGCAAGGTCAATTTCGGCGCCCACAAGGGCGAGGACGCCTGGCAGGAGGTGCCCGGCGAGTACCGCGCCATGCTGCGCCGCCTGATCACCGTCCAGGGCGATACCGAGCCGGCCTCGGTGGAGCAGCAGCGCCTCTTGGGCAAGTGCTGCCCCTCGCTCTACGACCTGCGCAACCTGTTCCAGGTCAATGTGGAGGAAGGCCGCCACCTGTGGGCCATGGTCTATCTGCTGCACGCCCATTTCGGCAAGGACGGGCGCGAAGAGGCCGAGGAGATGCTGCAGCGCCGCTCGGGCGACGAGGACAAGCCGCGCATCCTGGGGGCCTTCAACGAGAAGACCGCCGACTGGCTGGCCTTCTTCATGTTCACCTTCATCACCGACCGCGACGGCAAGTACCAGCTGTGCGCGCTGGCCGAATCCGGCTTCGATCCCCTGTCGCGGTCCTGCCGCTTCATGCTGACCGAGGAAGCCCACCACATGTTCGTGGGTGAATCGGGCGTGGGCCGCATCATCGAGCGCGCCTGCCAGGTGATGAAGGAGAACCGCACCGACGACGTGAGGAAGTTCGGCGTCATCGACCTGCCCACCATCCAGCGCTACCTCAACTTCCACTACTCGGTGACCTCGGACCTTTACGGCGCCGAAGTCTCCACCAACGCGGCGACCTCGTACAACATGGGCCTCAAGGGCCGCTTCGAGGAAACCAAGATCGGCGACGACCACCAGCTGGAGAACACCACCTACTCGGTGCTGCATCCGGTGAACGGCGGCTTCCAGGCCATCGAGGTCCCGGCCCTGAACGCGTTGAACGAGCGCCTGCGCCTGGACTGGGCCGAGGACGTGGCCAAGGGCGTCGAGCGCTGGAACAAGATCATCGCCAAGTACGGCATCGACTTCAGGCTGACCCTTCCCCACCTGGCCTTCAACCGCGCCATCGGCCACTTCTCCGATATCGCGGTCGATCCCTCGGGCAAGGTCATCTCGACGGAAGAGTTCGCGCGCCGCCGCGACGAGTGGCTGCCGTCCCAGTCCGACCTGGCCTATGTCCAGTCGCTGATGGGCGGCGCGGTGACCCAGCCCGGCAAGTTCGCCAACTGGATCGCTCCGCCGGCCAGGGGCATCAACAACCAGGCGGTGGATTTCGACTACGTGCGGTTTGCCTGA